The sequence AGTGACTGAATCCACTTATTACAATAACGATAAATATACTTCGTACAAGACGCTTGAAGTAGCGGGAATTACCATTGTGGCGGATGATGCCGGAGGCTCAGACCGTGGATTATGCCACCACAAATTTATCATCCGCGACAGTAAGGCAGTACTCTGTGGAGCCACTAATTTCACAACCAACTGCATCAACAAGAACAACAACAATGTCCTGATCATGAACACGGCATCAGTGGTTCCAATTTTCCAGCAGGAATTCAACCAGATGTTTCAGGATAAGAAATTCTCCACCAGGAAGACCGCCTCAAGTCTCAATCATGTGCTTTCTGTCAACGGCAAGCGTCTGGAAGTGTATTTCTCCCCCTGTGACATCCCCCGGGACAAACTGCTGCGGGAAATCGCCAATGCCAAGACCTCGATCGTTTTCTGCATCTTCACTTTTACAGACGAAGGCATTGCCCAGGCTCTGATTGAGAAGAAAAAAGCCGGTCTGGATGTGCGCGGGGTTTATGACAAACTTCAGGCCAGCACAACTTATTGTACTTATAAAACCCTTTCCGATGCCGGAGTTCCAGTAAAACAGGATGCACACAAGGGTTTGCTGCACGACAAATTCATGGTGATCGACGGTGAAGGGAAAAACCCTGTACTGCTCACCGGCTCGTTCAACTGGACTGATACTGCCAATTCTGCCAATGATGACAACCTGGTGATCCTGGAGAATAAGACTGTGGCAGATGCATATTACCAGCAGTTTAAAATGAATTTTGAGGCAGGCAGCAGAATGGACGGGAGAACTATGGCTGAACCGAAGCTTATGATCAGCAAGGTAGGAATAGCAGCAGGATGTGTGAACTGGGTGGAAATTTATTGCCATGATGACGGCAACCACGGTTTGGGAGCGGACATCGGTGGTTTCAGACTTGAAGGAGAGAGCGTGGTGGCCGTGCTGCCGGACGGATTTTCCATCAGGAGCAGTGAATTCCTGGTTTTTTCCACTGAAAATTTCATGAAAACAGTGAATCGCTCGGTTTTGAAACTGAGAGTTTCCGATGATTCCATGGCTGCAATGAAGAACAATCTGGTTTTGAAGGATTGTCAGGGCATTCCAGTGGACAGTGAATTGATCCGCCGTGATATCCTGCTGCACGATTATGTGTTGAGCAGGGACGCCTTGTTTATGGACACAGACAGCCCGAACGACTGGATCGTAACTGTCACAGCCGAACCAGGAGTTAAAGTGCGGGCTGTTTCCGATGTTTCCAGGGCTGTGAGCAGGATGACTGGTCCGGATTAAGGAAGATCTTTCTCCATGAAAATAATCGATTTTTATTACTTTTCCGGCACTGGAAATACTTTTTTAATCGTACGGAGAATGGCAGAGGTTTTTAAAAAAAGCGGTGTTGAGACCCGTCTGGCCAGGATCGAATCTGCAAACCGGCGGGATCTGGACACAACCCATGCCCTGGGAATCGCTTTCCCTGTTGCCGGATGGTACACATATCCTTTCGTGCAGAAATTCATCGAAAGTTTGCCTGCTGTTTCAGGGACTCCTGTTTTTCTTGCAGCCACAATGGCCGGATCGTGCCTCGGCCTGATGGGTGGATTGCGAAAACTGCTTGAAGATAAGGGTTACAAGCCTGCAGGAGCCAAAGTCTTTGTGAT is a genomic window of Candidatus Wallbacteria bacterium containing:
- a CDS encoding phospholipase D-like domain-containing protein; its protein translation is MKYGIRPFLIFVLFSNLVCASTFECYFNWPLSGTTDLDRAIIGFIDGANTSLDISIYQLDHPGITTSIVNAAKRLGKGKVRVVTESTYYNNDKYTSYKTLEVAGITIVADDAGGSDRGLCHHKFIIRDSKAVLCGATNFTTNCINKNNNNVLIMNTASVVPIFQQEFNQMFQDKKFSTRKTASSLNHVLSVNGKRLEVYFSPCDIPRDKLLREIANAKTSIVFCIFTFTDEGIAQALIEKKKAGLDVRGVYDKLQASTTYCTYKTLSDAGVPVKQDAHKGLLHDKFMVIDGEGKNPVLLTGSFNWTDTANSANDDNLVILENKTVADAYYQQFKMNFEAGSRMDGRTMAEPKLMISKVGIAAGCVNWVEIYCHDDGNHGLGADIGGFRLEGESVVAVLPDGFSIRSSEFLVFSTENFMKTVNRSVLKLRVSDDSMAAMKNNLVLKDCQGIPVDSELIRRDILLHDYVLSRDALFMDTDSPNDWIVTVTAEPGVKVRAVSDVSRAVSRMTGPD